A genomic region of Bactrocera dorsalis isolate Fly_Bdor chromosome 3, ASM2337382v1, whole genome shotgun sequence contains the following coding sequences:
- the LOC105226016 gene encoding integrator complex subunit 1 isoform X5, protein MDRGKGVNNARGQKKSSGPMGNEFFALGAKSSREDTKKISSCKGNNMVSDRKREAPSTVSNASKKAKLMRFEESSGFTIHESWDQFAIECETTNLINAIKDNIDQFDDNFLRIVCGSVKQLMEPYTRNKIDYVLYYSLFYLAKLKPNFFRKDILSSALLYILRRDVNIKIKQSSNSQAIASNLLTKAFYDRNNWPEYLIRIYIEDAINERIWADNDFCMPYIKNICYIFNTKIPPNNAMQLETPAFGGSVGQQHREMQLCLEDDSGDGSSNTIDSMGFGIDTDAPFLIANRFSDIENTVEKMVVDAIKEQLNKRQQTDWYTRNFLKFLCSTAGLGEVRYLCITRLELWIHNGKLVKYAQQLLYYICYNIKDNHIKDHEVLAILVKIRLKTKPSLNFFMFCIKEMIIQQPKVLRLILKLVVQNELSNTRNPNNMGMLGSPTLPSGCYKLNIPCSGYKKDKEINET, encoded by the exons atggATCGTGGTAAAGGTGTTAACAATGCGAGAGGACAAAAGAAATCGTCCGGACCGATGGGAAATGAATTTTTCGCTTTAGGTGCGAAAAGCAGCCGAGAGGATACtaaaaagatatcttcatgtaAAGGAAACAATATGGTTTCTGATCGTAAACGCGAAGCTCCTTCTACTGTATCGAACGCAAGTAAAAAGGCGAAGCTAATGCGTTTCGAGGAATCGTCGGGATTCACAATACACGAATCATGGGATCAATTTGCAATTGAATGTGAAACAACAAATTTGATTAATGCAATAAAGGATAATATTGATCAGTTTGATGATAATTTTTTGCGTATTGTGTGCGGATCAGTAAAACAACTTATGGAGCCATAtactagaaataaaattgattacGTGCTTTATTATAGTTTATTCTACTTGGCAAAactaaaaccaaatttttttaggAAGGATATCCTTAGTTCAGCTCTTCTCTATATATTACGTAGAGAtgtaaacattaaaataaagcaaagtTCCAATTCTCAGGCTATTGCATCTAATTTGCTAACCAAAGCATTCTATGACAGAAATAACTGGCCTGAATATTTAATTCGTATTTATATAGAAGATGCAATAAATGAACGAATATGGGCAGATAATGATTTTTGTAtgccatatataaaaaatatttgttatatttttaacacgAAAATTCCCCCAAACAACGCTATGCAGCTTGAAACTCCTGCGTTCGGAGGGTCAGTGGGGCAACAACATCGAGAAATGCAATTATGTTTAGAGGATGACTCCGGTGATGGAAGTTCAAACACAATTGATTCTATGGGATTTGGAATTGATACAGATGCCCCGTTTTTAATTGCCAATCGTTTCTCCGATATTGAAAACACAGTGGAAAAAATGGTGGTAGACGCAATAAAAGAACAGTTAAATAAAAGACAACAAACAGACTGGTACACtagaaactttttaaaatttctatgtTCCACAGCTGGATTAGGCGAAGTGCGTTATCTTTGTATAACTCGACTTGAATTGTGGATCCATAATGGCAAACTTGTAAAATATGCCCAGCAgcttttatactatatatgttaTAATATTAAAGATAATCATATAAAGGACCATGAAGTATTGGCAATACTTGTCAAAATAAGATTAAAAACTAAGCCTTCTTtgaacttttttatgttttgtattaAAGAAATGATAATACAGCAACCAAAAGTGCTTAGATTAATTTTAAAGCTAGTAGTACAGAATGAACTATCAAATACAAGAAATCCGAATAACATGGGAATGCTTG ggtctccgacgcttccttctgggtgttacaaacttaatataccctgttcagggtataaaaaagataaagaaataaatgaaacatGA